The nucleotide sequence AAGGGGAGCAAAAAGGGTTTATGTGTGTGCAACGCATGGAATATTTGCAAAAGATAGCTTGAATAAATTTATGAAATCGCCCATAGAGGAAATAATCGTAACGGATACAATTCCCGTTGAAGAACGTAACCATTTACCTGATAAAATTAAGGTTCTTAGTGTAGCTCCACTAATAGGAGAGGCGATTAAAAGAGTATTTTTACATGAATCTATAAGTGCATTGTTTGAAAAAGATTGAAAGAATGTTATAATTAAATTTCAAAAAACTATAAAGGAGATGTACATATATGGAAAAGATAGTATTTAAGGCGATGAAAAGAGAAGTTTCTACTAAAGGGATGTTAAAGAAGCTTCGCAGTGAAGGATTTATTCCTGGCATAGCTTACGGAAAGACTGCAAAACCTATTCCTATCACAATTAACGAAAAGGAATTTATTAATATTATAAAACATAAAGGGACAAGTGTTATTGTTAACCTCGACATCGATGGGACTACTTACTTTACAATCCTTAAGGATATACAAAAAGACCCTCTTGGTGATAAGATTGTGCATGTGGATTTTTTAGAGGTAGATCTGGATAAACCTGTGCTTACGAAGGTACCGATTGTGGTTGTAGGTGAATCGAAAGGAGTAAAAGTTGGTGGCGTACTTGAGCATACGCTGTATGACATCAAGGTAGAAGCTGCTCCTCTTGACATTCCTGACAAAATTGCGGTTGATGTAACAGAACTTGATATAAATGATGTTGTGCACGTAAGTGACCTTGTTCTTTCCGATAAAGTGAAAGTACTTACCCCACTAGACACAGTTGTGGTAGGAGTTGGGCATCCCACAAAGGAAGAAGTGGTACCGGTGGAAGTTGAAGCTGGTGAAGAAGCTGGTGAAGAAGCTGGTGAAGAAGCTGGTGAAGAAGAACAGAAAGAAGAAGCGAAAAAGGAATAATAAGTTAGTTTTTAAGATATAAAGCGGCCGGTACTATTTTTACCGGCTCCTTTTGTTTGTGATGGGAGAGATAAATGAAAATACTTTTTATTGGAGATGTGTTTGGGAAGCCTGGAAGAAAAGCCGTTAGAAAGGCGCTGCCTGAATTAAGAGAAAAATATAGTCCTGATTTTATTATCTTAAATGGAGAAAATGCAGCGCACGGAACGGGAATCACAGAAAAAAGTGCACGGGAACTTTTTTCTTTTGGCGTAGATGTCATTACTGGAGGAAACCATAGTTTCGATAAGAAACAATTTTGGGATCAGTTTGATGATTTTCCTTTTCTTTTGCGTCCTGCAAATTTTCCATCATGTGCAAGAGGCAAAGGCCATGTTGTAATTGAAAAAGATAATATGAAATTGGGAGTAGTGAATTTACAGGGAAGAATAGAGCTACCTCCACTCGATTCGCCTTTTGTTGTAGGAAAACAGTTAGTTGAAGCGATGCAAAAAGAGACTTCTTGCATAATGATTGATTTTCATGCAGAGGCAACCAGCGAAAAGAGGGCATTTGGTTTTTTCATGGATGGATTTGTAAGCGCAGTTATTGGTACGCATACACATGTGCCTACTGCAGATGAAACAATTCTTCCACGTGGCACAGCTTATATTACAGATGTTGGAATGACTGGTGTAGAAGAATCTGTTATAGGAGTAAAAAAGGAGTTGGCAATCAAAAGATTTTTAACACTTCTTCCGTTAACATTTGAAGTTGCAGAAGGTAATGTGATTTTAGATTTTGTAGTCATTGATATTGCAAATAATGGCAAGGCAAAAAGCATATTGAGAAGAAGATGGAGAGAGTAAAATCTATTATAACTGATGCACTTTCAGATACATTTGTTGAGGCACTGAAGGCAAAGATAACCAACATCTACATTGTTGGAGGCGCTATAAGGGATGCTTTTTACGGTAAAGATCTTAAAGATTTTGATTTTATAGTAAAGGAAAACGACTTTGAAAAAGTTTTGGATTTTTTTGAAAATAGCAATTTGAAATACTTCTTGTTGAATGCAAAGGATTTTTTGTTTCTGAGAACTATTCAAGGTGATTATACATTTGATTTTATGAAGATTACAAATAGTATAGACGATAATCTTATGCTGCGAGATTATACAATTAACGCTGTCTGTTATTCCCTTTCAGAAAAAAAGTTTTTTTACAGAGCTATTTCACTAAAAGATCTTGAAGATCGTGTATTGAGATCTGTTTCTCCGACTTCTATTAGCGAAGATCCGGTACGTGTTCTTCGGGGAATTCGGCTTGCAACAGAATTTGGTCTTTCCATCGACGAAGATACAAGGGAACAGATTAAAAGTGCATTTTTTTTTCTTAAATCGACTAAAAAAGAGAGACGAAGAGAGGAGCTAAAAAAGATTCTTGATTTAGATGTCCAATCTGTATTAAAAGTACTTGAAATATTTTTTCCTGGGAAAAATTTCTCGTTTATCCTTAAAAAAATTAATTTATCCATGCAGTTTAATGAATTAGACAAAGAGATTAATAGGGATTTTACATACAGAGATGCTTTTATTGTGGCGCTATTTTCATACGTTTTTTTAGAGTATCCTGTATTGGATATTTTAGGTTTAAGCCGGAAGGAAGCTGAAATAGCGAATAAAATTGTTGGAGAAAAAGTAGAGGACAGCTTTGATTCATTGTTTTCTCTTTTTACTCGATATAGAAGTATTTGTATTCCTTTAGCAGCAGCTCTTTTTTCGTTAGAAGGGAAAGAGGCGGCAAAGGCAAGCAAATTTTTCGTTGAATGCAGTAATGTAAAGATTGATGGCAGTAAGCTAGGAAAAAAATTTAATGTGGAAGGAAAAGAACTGGGAGTTTTGAAAGGACACATACTTGCGAAGGAGTGTAAAAAGCTTTATGAAAAATTTTAAGATTGTCACATATGGCTGCCAGATTAATGAATATGAGTCCGAAAAATTTAGAGAGGCACTCCTGTCTTTTGGATATA is from Caldisericota bacterium and encodes:
- a CDS encoding 50S ribosomal protein L25; the encoded protein is MEKIVFKAMKREVSTKGMLKKLRSEGFIPGIAYGKTAKPIPITINEKEFINIIKHKGTSVIVNLDIDGTTYFTILKDIQKDPLGDKIVHVDFLEVDLDKPVLTKVPIVVVGESKGVKVGGVLEHTLYDIKVEAAPLDIPDKIAVDVTELDINDVVHVSDLVLSDKVKVLTPLDTVVVGVGHPTKEEVVPVEVEAGEEAGEEAGEEAGEEEQKEEAKKE
- a CDS encoding TIGR00282 family metallophosphoesterase, with the translated sequence MKILFIGDVFGKPGRKAVRKALPELREKYSPDFIILNGENAAHGTGITEKSARELFSFGVDVITGGNHSFDKKQFWDQFDDFPFLLRPANFPSCARGKGHVVIEKDNMKLGVVNLQGRIELPPLDSPFVVGKQLVEAMQKETSCIMIDFHAEATSEKRAFGFFMDGFVSAVIGTHTHVPTADETILPRGTAYITDVGMTGVEESVIGVKKELAIKRFLTLLPLTFEVAEGNVILDFVVIDIANNGKAKSILRRRWRE